In the Bacillus shivajii genome, one interval contains:
- a CDS encoding iron-containing alcohol dehydrogenase: protein MDNFIYQNPTRLIFGQGQVKEQLVEQLKPYGKKVLLVYGGGSIKRNGLYEEVIQLLNDGGFQVSELPGVEPNPRLSTVHKGVDICKTEEIDVLLAVGGGSVIDCTKAIAAGATFDGDAWDLVTKKAIPKEALPFGTILTLAATGSEMNAGSVITNWETHEKYGWGSPHVFPKFSILDPKNTVTVPKDHTAYGVVDMMSHVFEQYFHQQTNTPLQEHMCEAVLKTVIEAGPKLMENLEDIELRETILYSGTIALNGTLQMGTRGDWASHNIEHAVSAVYDIPHAGGLAILFPQWMRHHKELGERKLVNLATRVWGVEPEGKSNQEVAEEGIQRLEQFWSSLGAPSRLADYDIDDSQLDTMADKAMANGEFGNFNKLKKEDVLSILKASL, encoded by the coding sequence ATGGATAACTTTATTTATCAAAATCCAACACGACTGATTTTTGGTCAAGGACAAGTGAAAGAGCAATTAGTTGAACAGTTAAAACCTTACGGAAAAAAGGTGCTTCTTGTTTATGGTGGAGGCAGTATTAAAAGAAACGGGCTTTATGAAGAAGTCATACAGTTACTGAATGATGGTGGGTTTCAAGTAAGTGAATTACCTGGTGTAGAACCAAATCCTCGCCTTTCAACCGTACATAAAGGAGTAGACATTTGTAAAACAGAAGAAATTGATGTACTTCTTGCAGTTGGTGGAGGTAGCGTGATTGATTGCACGAAGGCAATTGCAGCAGGTGCAACATTCGATGGTGATGCATGGGATTTAGTAACGAAGAAGGCAATCCCTAAAGAGGCTCTTCCATTTGGAACGATTTTAACATTAGCAGCGACAGGTTCAGAAATGAACGCAGGATCTGTTATTACAAATTGGGAAACGCACGAGAAGTATGGATGGGGAAGCCCACATGTTTTTCCTAAATTCTCTATCTTGGATCCGAAAAATACAGTAACCGTACCGAAAGATCATACGGCTTATGGCGTCGTCGATATGATGTCTCACGTTTTCGAACAATATTTCCACCAACAAACGAACACACCACTTCAAGAGCACATGTGTGAAGCAGTATTAAAAACAGTGATTGAAGCAGGTCCGAAACTAATGGAAAACTTAGAAGATATAGAGCTTCGTGAAACGATTCTTTACTCTGGAACGATTGCTTTAAACGGAACATTACAAATGGGAACAAGAGGAGATTGGGCTTCTCATAACATTGAGCATGCGGTGTCTGCGGTGTATGATATTCCACACGCAGGTGGCTTAGCGATTCTCTTCCCGCAGTGGATGCGTCACCATAAAGAATTAGGTGAACGTAAGCTCGTTAACTTAGCTACTCGTGTTTGGGGAGTTGAGCCTGAAGGTAAGTCAAATCAGGAAGTAGCAGAAGAAGGGATTCAGCGTCTTGAACAGTTCTGGTCTAGCTTAGGTGCCCCGAGCCGTCTCGCTGATTACGATATTGATGACAGTCAATTAGACACAATGGCAGATAAAGCGATGGCAAATGGGGAATTCGGAAACTTTAATAAGTTAAAAAAAGAGGATGTTCTTTCCATTCTAAAGGCATCATTATAA
- a CDS encoding DUF378 domain-containing protein: MSGIQRTALVLAIIGAVNWGLIGFFRFDLVAAIFGGQAAGFSRFIYALVGLAGLYCISILFKPDEELERSPEPQR; encoded by the coding sequence ATGAGCGGTATACAACGAACAGCCCTTGTACTTGCGATTATCGGAGCGGTAAACTGGGGATTGATTGGTTTCTTCCGTTTTGATCTTGTCGCTGCGATTTTCGGTGGTCAAGCTGCTGGATTTTCCCGCTTCATCTATGCCCTTGTAGGATTGGCAGGGTTATATTGTATCTCCATCTTATTTAAACCAGATGAAGAACTAGAGAGAAGTCCAGAACCACAGAGGTAA
- the yugI gene encoding S1 domain-containing post-transcriptional regulator GSP13: MSSQYEVGSVVEGKVTGIKPFGAFVALDNNKQGLVHISHIAHGFVKDINEHLSVGDEVKVKVLSVDEESGKISLSIRETQPKPESEERKPRQDRPKRQGGGGGGKRQEQQQAQGFNTLEEKLKGWLKQSNEIQQDLNKRIKK, translated from the coding sequence ATGTCAAGTCAATATGAAGTAGGTAGTGTCGTTGAAGGTAAAGTGACTGGTATTAAGCCGTTTGGTGCATTTGTTGCGTTAGACAATAATAAGCAAGGTCTTGTTCATATTTCTCATATCGCTCACGGTTTCGTGAAGGATATTAATGAACATCTTTCTGTTGGTGATGAAGTGAAAGTGAAGGTTCTTTCTGTAGATGAAGAGTCAGGAAAAATTTCACTTTCGATTCGTGAGACACAGCCAAAGCCTGAAAGCGAAGAGCGCAAACCACGTCAAGATCGTCCAAAGCGTCAAGGTGGCGGTGGCGGTGGCAAACGCCAAGAGCAACAACAAGCTCAAGGTTTTAACACACTTGAAGAGAAATTAAAAGGTTGGTTAAAACAGTCTAACGAGATCCAACAAGATCTTAACAAACGCATCAAAAAATAA
- a CDS encoding sodium-dependent transporter, translating into MGQKQQEQWTSKLGFILAAAGSAIGLGAIWKLPYVAGTSGGGAFFLIFLLFTIFLGLPLLLAEFTIGRHTQKEAVSAYRTIAPGSFWHWIGKLGVGTSFLLLSFYSVVGGWIVIYLARSFTQGVQGLEVNQFGQMFEETISNPFLVVFAHFIFLLMTILVVQGGVQKGIERFSKIMMPALFILFLIIVIRSVTLEGASEGIQFFLMPDFSSITGETILFALGQAFFALSLGVSIMVTYSSYLKSGESLPKSAVSIVSLTIFISLLAGLAIFPAVFSFGLEPAEGPPLIFIVLPAVFSSIPLGNIFFILFMSLLLFATLTSAFSLLEMVVASITKNDAAKRKKATWVAGILIFIMGIPSALSFGVMSGVSFFGHSFFDLMDFLVSNVMLPLGALLIAIFTPLKLKKDALYEEMRRGSSLKRVMFDIWYILIKYVTPIAIIIVFLHVLGAFDLF; encoded by the coding sequence TTGGGACAAAAACAACAAGAACAATGGACATCCAAGCTCGGCTTTATATTGGCTGCAGCTGGCTCAGCTATTGGCTTAGGTGCAATATGGAAACTTCCATATGTCGCAGGAACCAGTGGTGGCGGTGCTTTCTTTCTAATATTTTTATTATTTACAATCTTCTTAGGCCTACCACTGTTACTCGCTGAGTTTACAATTGGTCGTCATACACAAAAAGAAGCAGTTTCTGCTTACCGAACAATTGCTCCAGGAAGCTTTTGGCACTGGATCGGAAAATTAGGGGTAGGTACGTCATTTCTTTTGCTTTCTTTTTATAGTGTTGTCGGTGGATGGATCGTTATTTATTTAGCTCGTTCCTTTACCCAAGGGGTTCAAGGACTAGAAGTTAATCAATTTGGGCAAATGTTTGAAGAAACGATAAGTAACCCTTTTTTAGTCGTCTTTGCACATTTCATTTTCCTTCTCATGACAATCCTTGTCGTTCAAGGTGGTGTTCAAAAGGGGATTGAACGTTTTTCTAAAATCATGATGCCGGCCTTATTTATTTTATTTTTAATTATTGTGATTCGGTCTGTCACATTAGAAGGAGCTAGTGAAGGAATTCAGTTCTTCCTCATGCCCGACTTTTCTTCAATTACTGGAGAAACAATTCTTTTCGCACTCGGTCAAGCATTTTTCGCACTTAGTCTTGGGGTCTCCATTATGGTCACATATAGCTCCTATTTAAAATCTGGAGAAAGCTTACCGAAATCTGCGGTTTCAATCGTAAGTTTAACGATTTTTATTTCTTTGTTAGCAGGATTAGCGATTTTTCCAGCCGTCTTCTCCTTTGGATTAGAACCTGCTGAAGGTCCACCGCTTATTTTTATCGTGTTACCAGCTGTATTTAGTAGTATTCCACTAGGAAATATCTTTTTCATTTTATTTATGTCGTTATTACTGTTTGCAACATTAACATCCGCCTTTTCACTGTTAGAGATGGTTGTTGCATCGATTACGAAAAATGATGCAGCGAAACGAAAAAAAGCGACATGGGTAGCTGGTATTCTTATTTTTATTATGGGGATTCCATCAGCGCTATCCTTCGGTGTTATGAGTGGTGTAAGCTTTTTCGGTCATTCATTTTTTGATCTAATGGACTTTCTCGTCAGTAATGTCATGCTTCCACTAGGCGCACTACTTATTGCAATTTTCACACCGCTAAAGTTAAAAAAAGATGCGCTTTATGAAGAAATGAGAAGGGGTTCATCATTAAAGCGAGTCATGTTTGATATTTGGTACATTCTTATAAAATATGTGACTCCTATTGCGATTATCATCGTATTCTTACACGTTCTTGGAGCATTCGATTTGTTTTAA